The DNA sequence AGCTGTTCATCCGCCCGAGCGCCGAGGAGCTCGCCGCGCACGAGCCGCAATTCACCGTCATTTGCGCGCCGAACTTTAAAGCCGACCCGAAGGTGGACGGGACGCGCTCGGAAGCGTTCATCATCATCTCGTTTGAACGGCGCACCGTGTTGATCGGCGGCACCGAGTATGCCGGCGAAATGAAAAAATCGATTTTCTCGGTCATGAACTATGTGCTGCCGGAACAAGGCATCCTGCCGATGCACTGCTCGGCCAACGTCGGGCAGGAAGGCGACGTCGCCCTCTTTTTCGGCTTGTCGGGAACGGGAAAAACGACGCTCTCGACCGACCCGAACCGCCGCTTGATCGGCGATGACGAACACGGTTGGTCAAGCCGCGGCATTTTCAACATCGAAGGCGGCTGCTATGCGAAATGCATCAAGCTATCGCGCGAGAAAGAGCCGCAAATTTTTGACGCCATCGGCTTCGGCGCGGTGCTCGAAAACGTCGTTCTCGATGACGCGACGCGGGTGCCGAATTACGACGACGGCACGCTGACGGAAAACACACGCGCCGCCTACCCGCTTCAGGCGATCCAAAACATCATCGACCCGAGCGTCGCCGGCCATCCGTCCACGATCGTGTTTTTGACAGCCGATGCGTTCGGCGTCCTGCCGCCGATCAGCAAGCTGACGCGCGAACAGGCGATGTACCATTTCTTAAGCGGCTACACAAGCAAGCTCGCCGGCACCGAACGCGGCGTCACCGAACCGGAAGCAACGTTCTCAACGTGCTTCGGCGCACCGTTTTTGCCGCGCCCGGCCGTTGAGTACGCGGAAATGCTCGGGCAAAAAATCGCCGAACACAACGTCCGCGTCTTTTTGGTCAACACCGGCTGGACAGGGGGGCCGTACGGCGTCGGAAGCCGCATGAAGCTCGCCTACACCCGGGCGATGGTGCAAGCCGCCATCGAAGGGGAGCTCGACAACGTCGAAACGGTCAAAGATCCGATTTTCGGCCTCGCCATCCCGACCCGCGTCCCGGGCGTGCCGGATGACGTCCTGCAGCCGCAAAACACATGGGCCGACAAACAAGCATACGAACAAAAAGCAAAAGAGCTAGCGCAAAAATTCCGCGCCAACTTCCAAAAATTCGCCCACATCGATCCGTCCATCGAAAAACTCGGCGGACCGCTCGTTTAACAAGAACCCAGCCGGACAGGGAGCCGTTCCCTGTCCGGCTGTTTTTTCGAACGCATAAAATGATTGTCGTCGATCCCCCGGGATTTTTGCACGATTGGAGGTCGACGACAATGCGAAGGCGGGTTTACTTCTTCAGCTGTTCAATCTTTTCCGCCGGCAGCCCGGTCAGCTCGTGGATCGTGTCGACATCGTACCCTTTCGCCAACATTTTCTTCGCGATGTCGATTTTCCCTTCCTCGATCCCTTTTTGACGTCCCTGTTCAATCCCTTGCTTCATCCCTTGCTTTATTCCTTGTTTCAACCCTTGTTCAATTCCTTGTTTGACTCCTTGTTGAATGCCTTTCTCGATTCCCCGCTGTTCGTATGAGATGATGAGCTC is a window from the Geobacillus stearothermophilus ATCC 12980 genome containing:
- the pckA gene encoding phosphoenolpyruvate carboxykinase (ATP) → MGIANMTNKLDLLLQKPYVHHQLSVAELVEKVLQRNEGRLTHTGAVAVTTGKYTGRSPKDKYIVEEPSTKQTIDWGAVNQPMSPETFDKLYDKVLDYLMKQDELFVFKGFAGADPKYRLPIQVVNEFAWHNLFVHQLFIRPSAEELAAHEPQFTVICAPNFKADPKVDGTRSEAFIIISFERRTVLIGGTEYAGEMKKSIFSVMNYVLPEQGILPMHCSANVGQEGDVALFFGLSGTGKTTLSTDPNRRLIGDDEHGWSSRGIFNIEGGCYAKCIKLSREKEPQIFDAIGFGAVLENVVLDDATRVPNYDDGTLTENTRAAYPLQAIQNIIDPSVAGHPSTIVFLTADAFGVLPPISKLTREQAMYHFLSGYTSKLAGTERGVTEPEATFSTCFGAPFLPRPAVEYAEMLGQKIAEHNVRVFLVNTGWTGGPYGVGSRMKLAYTRAMVQAAIEGELDNVETVKDPIFGLAIPTRVPGVPDDVLQPQNTWADKQAYEQKAKELAQKFRANFQKFAHIDPSIEKLGGPLV